In one window of Niallia sp. Man26 DNA:
- a CDS encoding response regulator transcription factor → MFKVLLADDEPIITKGLSAILDWEDYGFEIVHTAESGEEALSYIKENPIDILISDILMGEMSGLDLIQEVKSIRSDTKSIVLTGYQEFDYIKRGLLLGIENYLVKPVDEEELLKTLQSVGQKLKVATAGSQTKDSTTMLDNTLWGFLTGEVSQHDCLERLALYNIEFNKPFYNVSILNIEHFQQSEVVNHIRHYIETKYSALCLHNPNQEIIIIFDGSSEEELIKQNQRLVTDLCNEQKRIGLFYLAMGKPVQMLDELNESFTMARDCSAMQLYLEPNVLITDKQALDRHDEQKQQQEFKDCLVKMLMNAEEESLALVDLFFKNLTEKDNLISPQVAKKYTFDLISYIHYSVRPDDLCLYTAVVERIVYSSDIEQMRDILTEYCYELILTVHNHVHLRSPIVQNVLTFIHAHFDQGLSLKTLGQQFHVNAIYLGQLFQKEVGVVFSEYLNRYRLEKAKELLKATHYRAGDIGKKVGYSDTTYFYKQFKKMVGTTPSEWRKI, encoded by the coding sequence ATGTTTAAAGTACTGTTGGCAGATGACGAACCGATTATTACAAAAGGACTTTCAGCGATTTTGGATTGGGAAGATTACGGATTTGAGATAGTACATACAGCAGAAAGTGGCGAGGAGGCACTCTCTTATATAAAAGAGAATCCGATTGATATTCTCATTTCGGATATTTTAATGGGAGAAATGTCCGGTCTTGATTTAATCCAAGAGGTTAAAAGCATTCGGTCTGACACAAAGAGTATTGTTTTAACAGGTTATCAGGAGTTTGACTATATAAAACGAGGGTTGTTATTAGGGATTGAAAATTATTTAGTTAAGCCTGTTGATGAAGAGGAATTATTAAAAACACTGCAATCTGTCGGACAGAAATTAAAGGTTGCAACTGCTGGCAGCCAGACAAAAGACTCAACTACCATGCTGGATAATACATTATGGGGCTTTCTGACAGGGGAAGTTAGCCAGCATGATTGCTTGGAAAGATTAGCATTGTATAACATTGAATTTAATAAGCCGTTTTATAATGTTTCTATCTTAAATATTGAACATTTTCAGCAGTCTGAAGTTGTAAATCACATCCGTCATTATATTGAAACAAAGTACTCTGCCTTATGTCTCCATAATCCGAATCAAGAGATCATCATTATATTTGACGGTTCAAGTGAAGAGGAACTAATAAAGCAAAACCAGCGTCTAGTGACTGACCTCTGCAATGAACAAAAAAGAATAGGCTTATTTTATTTGGCAATGGGCAAACCAGTTCAAATGCTGGATGAATTAAATGAAAGCTTTACGATGGCAAGAGACTGCAGCGCCATGCAGTTATATTTAGAACCTAATGTGCTGATTACAGATAAACAGGCATTAGATCGGCATGATGAACAGAAACAGCAGCAGGAATTCAAAGATTGCCTTGTGAAAATGCTTATGAATGCGGAGGAAGAATCGTTAGCTCTAGTTGATTTATTTTTTAAGAATTTAACAGAAAAAGACAATCTTATCTCGCCGCAAGTAGCGAAAAAATATACATTTGATTTAATCTCTTATATTCATTATTCAGTGCGTCCAGATGATCTTTGTCTTTATACAGCTGTTGTGGAACGGATTGTCTATAGTTCGGATATTGAGCAGATGAGGGACATTTTGACTGAATATTGCTATGAACTGATTCTGACTGTTCATAATCATGTTCATTTGCGAAGTCCAATTGTCCAAAATGTTCTTACCTTTATTCATGCTCACTTTGACCAAGGCTTGTCCTTAAAAACACTAGGGCAGCAATTTCATGTTAATGCTATTTACTTAGGTCAGTTATTCCAAAAGGAAGTAGGAGTTGTCTTTTCAGAATACCTTAATCGTTATCGCTTGGAAAAAGCGAAGGAATTATTGAAAGCCACTCATTACAGGGCAGGCGATATTGGGAAAAAAGTAGGTTATTCTGATACGACTTATTTTTATAAGCAATTTAAGAAAATGGTTGGCACAACTCCGAGTGAGTGGCGGAAAATTTAA
- a CDS encoding glycoside hydrolase family 1 protein: protein MKYLFPEKFWWGSAASGPQTEGAAMIDGRKESMWDFWYSQNPECFHHGVGPTHTSDFYHRFKEDIQLMKETGHNSFRTSIQWSRLIPNGTGEVNEKAVDFYNQVIDELLANDIEPFINLYHFDMPMCMQEIGGWENRNVIDAYVNYATTCFRLFGDRVKYWFTFNEPIVPVEASYLYDLHYPNVIDFKRAAIVAHHTIVAHAKAVEAFRKLELAGKIGIILNLTPSYPRSEDKEDRAAAHIADVFFNRSFLDPVTKGVYPRELVEILQARELLPPVEADDLEVIRNNPIDILGVNYYQPRRVKAKETQESENAPFMPEHLFDPYIMPGRKINPHRGWEIAEEVIYDIMIDIRDNYDNIPFFISENGMGVEGEEKFRNDAGYIEDDYRIEFVREHLQWVHKGIQEGANCLGYHMWTFMDNWSWTNAYKNRYGFVEVDLKNSLKRTVKKSGRWYKQLAENNGF, encoded by the coding sequence TTGAAATATCTTTTTCCTGAAAAATTTTGGTGGGGAAGTGCGGCATCTGGTCCGCAAACAGAAGGAGCAGCTATGATTGATGGCAGAAAGGAAAGTATGTGGGATTTTTGGTATAGCCAAAATCCTGAATGCTTTCATCATGGCGTCGGACCGACCCATACATCAGATTTCTATCATCGATTTAAAGAAGATATTCAGTTAATGAAAGAAACGGGTCATAACTCTTTTCGCACATCTATCCAATGGTCACGGTTAATCCCAAATGGAACCGGGGAAGTAAACGAGAAGGCTGTTGATTTCTACAATCAGGTCATTGATGAGCTGCTGGCCAATGATATCGAACCATTTATAAATTTATACCACTTTGATATGCCAATGTGCATGCAGGAAATAGGCGGCTGGGAGAACCGAAACGTGATTGATGCCTATGTGAACTATGCTACTACCTGTTTTCGGTTATTTGGAGATCGTGTGAAGTATTGGTTTACCTTCAATGAACCAATTGTGCCTGTCGAGGCTAGTTATTTATATGATTTGCATTATCCTAATGTAATTGATTTTAAGCGGGCGGCCATCGTTGCCCATCATACCATTGTCGCTCATGCAAAAGCCGTCGAGGCATTTAGGAAATTAGAGTTAGCTGGGAAAATCGGCATTATTCTTAACTTAACACCCTCTTATCCAAGAAGCGAGGACAAAGAGGATAGGGCAGCAGCTCATATTGCAGATGTATTCTTTAACCGCAGTTTTCTCGACCCAGTCACAAAGGGGGTATATCCTCGTGAATTGGTTGAAATTTTACAAGCAAGAGAGTTGCTTCCGCCTGTTGAGGCCGATGATTTGGAGGTAATCCGCAATAATCCGATTGATATTTTAGGAGTGAACTACTATCAGCCTCGCCGCGTAAAAGCGAAAGAAACCCAAGAATCAGAAAATGCTCCGTTTATGCCTGAACATCTATTTGATCCTTATATTATGCCAGGCCGAAAAATCAATCCCCACCGCGGCTGGGAGATTGCAGAGGAAGTAATTTACGATATTATGATTGATATTCGTGATAATTATGATAACATACCTTTTTTCATCTCAGAAAATGGTATGGGGGTTGAAGGGGAGGAAAAGTTCCGCAATGACGCAGGATATATTGAGGACGATTACCGAATTGAGTTTGTGAGAGAGCATTTGCAATGGGTGCATAAAGGTATACAGGAAGGAGCCAATTGTCTTGGATACCATATGTGGACATTTATGGATAACTGGTCATGGACAAACGCTTATAAGAACCGCTACGGATTTGTAGAGGTAGATTTAAAGAATAGCCTGAAACGTACTGTGAAAAAATCAGGGCGATGGTACAAGCAGCTGGCAGAAAATAACGGATTTTAA
- a CDS encoding ROK family protein, with protein sequence MESEILMEAYMVFDIGGTFIKYAVMDESARKLRSGKLATPKDGLDSFLQTIQRVAEENAADFELQGIAVSSPGAVDIKTGYIGGASAIPYIHGVNMTAHIREKTRLRTVIENDANCAALAEGWLGAAKATDYYICIVIGTGIGGSIVLNQTILRGANLHGGEFGCMIMGAPAQEPLQGTWSLAASTNALVEEVKKRKQLEEGTFDGEAVFRLAKEGDSIAKECIAEFYKRLAIGIYNLKYALDPEKILIGGGVSSRPEVIEGINRELQQLRNDVSTLQIEVEACQFGNDANLVGALFHFLNTKY encoded by the coding sequence ATGGAGAGTGAAATTCTGATGGAAGCCTATATGGTATTCGATATTGGCGGCACCTTTATCAAATACGCAGTAATGGATGAGTCTGCCAGAAAACTAAGAAGTGGCAAGCTGGCAACACCTAAGGATGGACTGGACAGTTTCTTGCAGACCATACAAAGAGTAGCAGAGGAAAATGCTGCTGACTTTGAGTTGCAAGGAATAGCAGTAAGCTCACCAGGGGCGGTCGATATAAAAACAGGTTATATTGGCGGAGCGAGCGCTATCCCCTATATACATGGGGTAAACATGACAGCACACATCAGAGAAAAGACCAGACTTCGGACAGTAATAGAAAATGACGCGAATTGTGCAGCCTTGGCAGAAGGCTGGTTAGGAGCAGCCAAAGCAACAGATTACTATATTTGTATTGTAATAGGAACAGGAATAGGCGGCAGTATCGTCCTCAATCAAACCATTTTACGCGGCGCCAATCTTCACGGCGGAGAGTTCGGCTGCATGATAATGGGAGCACCAGCACAAGAGCCACTACAAGGCACATGGAGCCTTGCAGCTTCCACGAATGCTCTAGTAGAGGAAGTAAAAAAGAGAAAACAGCTAGAAGAAGGAACATTCGATGGAGAAGCTGTATTCCGCTTAGCAAAAGAAGGCGATTCGATTGCCAAAGAATGCATTGCTGAATTTTATAAAAGGCTTGCCATCGGTATATATAATTTGAAATATGCCCTCGACCCTGAAAAAATCCTAATTGGCGGCGGAGTCAGCAGCCGTCCAGAAGTAATAGAGGGAATTAACCGTGAATTACAGCAGCTGCGAAATGATGTTTCTACCTTACAAATAGAAGTGGAAGCTTGTCAGTTTGGAAATGATGCAAATTTAGTCGGAGCGTTGTTTCATTTTCTTAATACCAAGTATTGA